Proteins encoded together in one Phalacrocorax carbo chromosome 18, bPhaCar2.1, whole genome shotgun sequence window:
- the NELFB gene encoding negative elongation factor B — translation MYAGLQELGVANGEDLKETLTNCTEPLKAIEQFQTENGVLLPSLQSALPFLDLHGTPRLEFHQSVFDELREKLLERVSAIALEGKVEERYKKLEDLLEKSFSLVKMPSIQPVVMCVMKHLPKVPEKKLKLVMADKDLYKACAVEVKRQIWQDNQALFGDEVSPLLKQYILEKENILFSNDISVLHNFFSLSPKTRRQGEVVQKLTQMIGKNVKLYDMVLQFLRTLFLRTRNVHYCTLRAELLMSLHDLEISEICTVDPCHKFTWCLDACIREKFVDNKRARELQGFLDGVKKGQEQVLGDLSMILCDPFAINTLALSTIRHLQDLVGQDTLPRESPDLLLLLRMLSLGQGAWDMIDSQVFKEPKMEVELITKFLPMLMSFVVDDQTFNVDQKLPSEDKGPIPYPSTVPEAFTKFLQENRIACEIGLYYVLHITKQRNKNAFLRLLPALVETFSDLAFSDIFLHLLTGNLTLLGDEFALEEFCTSLFDGFFLTACSRKENVHRHVLRLLLHLHHKVAPAKLESLQKALEPTKQSGEAVKELYNQLTEKLELRKPSPAEVTETPSMELPLPTVPTPASR, via the exons ATGTACGcggggctgcaggagctgggggtggcCAACGGCGAGGACCTGAAGGAGACGCTGACCAACTGCACGGAGCCGCTGAAGGCCATCGAGCAGTTCCAG ACGGAGAATGGAGTGCTCCTGCCCTCGCTGCAGTCGGCCCTGCCCTTCCTGGACCTGCACGGCACCCCGCGGCTGGAGTTCCACCAGTCGGTTTTCGATGAGCTGCGGGAGAAGCTGCTGGAGAGGGTCTCTGCCATCGCTTTGGAAGGGAAAGTTGAGGAGAG ATACAAGAAGCTGGAAGATCTCCTAGAGAAGAGCTTTTCTCTGGTCAAAATGCCTTCCATACAGCCTGTGGTCATGTGTGTCATGAAGCACTTGCCCAAG GTCCCTGAGAAGAAGCTGAAGCTAGTAATGGCCGATAAGGATTTGTATAAAGCATGTGCAGTGGAGGTGAAGCGCCAGATTTGGCAGGATAACCAGGCTCTGTTTGGTGATGAGGTATCGCCACTGCTGAAGCAGTATAtcctggagaaagaaaatattctcttcAGCAATGATATTTCTGTCTTGCACAATTTCTTCAGTCTGTCTCCCAAAACAAGACGTCAAGGAGAG GTGGTTCAGAAGCTGACCCAGATGATTGGGAAGAACGTGAAGCTCTACGATATGGTGTTGCAGTTTCTGAGAACCTTGTTCCTTCGGACAAGGAATGTTCATTACTGCACACTACGGGCAGAGCTCCTGATGTCGCTGCATGATCTGGAAATCAGTGAAATCTGCACTGTTGACCCCTGTCATAAG TTCACCTGGTGCCTTGATGCTTGCATTCGGGAGAAGTTTGTGGACAACAAGAGAGCTCGGGAATTGCAAGGGTTTCTGGATGGAGTGAAGAAAGGACAAGAACAAGTGTTGGG GGACTTATCAATGATCTTGTGCGATCCCTTTGCCATTAACACCTTAGCCTTGAGTACTATAAGGCACCTGCAAGACCTGGTTGGGCAGGACACCTTACCCAGG GAAAGCCcagatctgctgctgctccttagGATGCTGTCTTTGGGACAGGGGGCCTGGGACATGATTGACAGTCAAGTCTTCAAGGAACCAAAAATG GAAGTGGAGTTGATCACAAAGTTCTTGCCTATGCTGATGTCCTTTGTGGTGGATGACCAGACGTTCAATGTAGATCAGAAACTGCCCTCAGAGGACAAGGGGCCAATTCCCTACCCCAGCACCGTTCCTGAAGCTTTCACCAA GTTCTTGCAGGAGAACAGAATAGCATGTGAGATTGGGCTATATTACGTCCTTCACATCACTAAACAGAGGAACAAGAATGCTTTCCTTAGGCTTTTGCCAGCACTAG TTGAGACATTCAGTGACTTGGCCTTCAGTGATATTTTTCTGCATCTGCTTACTGGTAACCTCACACTGCTGGGTGACGAATTTGCACTCGAGGAGTTCTGCACCAGTCTCTTTGATGGCTTCTTTCTCACTGCCTGCTCAAG AAAGGAGAACGTACATAGACATGTGCTAAGACTGCTGCTTCATCTGCATCACAAAGTGGCGCCTGCCAAATTAGAGTCTCTCCAGAAGGCTTTGGAACCCACCAAGCAG AGTGGGGAAGCTGTGAAGGAGCTTTATAACCAGCTCACTGAGAAACTGGAGCTTCGCAAGCCAAGCCCAGCCGAGGTGACTGAGACTCCCTCCATGGAACTGCCCTTGCCCACGGTGCCCACACCAGCCTCACGCTGA
- the LOC104047647 gene encoding LOW QUALITY PROTEIN: ectonucleoside triphosphate diphosphohydrolase 2 (The sequence of the model RefSeq protein was modified relative to this genomic sequence to represent the inferred CDS: inserted 1 base in 1 codon): MSWRELLPPCLVIIAGLTGIVLLCVSTKDVSITPPTKYGIVLDAGPSRTILFIYQWTTTAKSTGVIRECSSCPIQGPGISTYSDSPQEVGKSLEPCLNWAQKEIPAEQHSQTPLYLGATASMRQLNLTHPILSDGLLAALTGALKSSPFDFQGAQILPSPDEEAFKWVTVNYVLENFFKYNWQGQLVPSEKGMAGVLSMGGTSAQLTSTVEEGNQAPKEGVRLQLYGQTHNVYTQHCPCHGTDQLRSRLLSMLIQDQRSAKTVSNPCWPLTYSREVQWQSVHAGPCAVSHDTSDVPDPEEVFNITGSSNSTTCMRLVQSLLNSSCSFFKHYSPSSVFKPLQTRFLVISEAMDFMRETVPSPDLAQAVNRLCGMSVKELVKESQMNLDTLSDYCVVSAFIFHLSTKGYTFDLNESVWTTFQKQMGDASAGWTLGYLLTLTNTIPQQSSPFLKGIESKVWSLLLILFMVLLTGSFVRILYRVMVKENSFSHXNSRVFDHN; the protein is encoded by the exons ATGTCTTGGCGTGAACTCCTTCCCCCCTGCCTGGTGATCATAGCAGGACTGACAGGCATCGTGCTCCTTTGCGTGTCTACTAAAGATGTGTCCATCACCCCTCCCACCAAG TATGGCATTGTTCTGGACGCTGGCCCATCCCGCACCATCCTGTTCATCTACCAGTGGACCACCACAGCAAAGTCGACCGGGGTGATCAGGGAATGTAGTTCCTGTCCCATACAAG GTCCAGGAATCTCCACCTACTCAGATTCTCCTCAGGAAGTAGGGAAGAGCTTGGAGCCATGTTTGAACTGGGCCCAGAAAGAGATCCcggcagagcagcacagccaaACCCCCCTCTACTTGGGAGCAACCGCCAGCATGAGGCAGCTGAA cCTCACCCATCCCATCCTCTCTGATGGTCTCCTTGCAGCCCTGACTGGGGCCCTGAAGTCATCCCCCTTTGACTTTCAGGGGGCACAAATCCTGCCCAGTCCAGATGAGGAAGCATTCAAGTGGGTTACTGTTAATTATGTTCTGGAGAACTTCTTCAAG TACAACTGGCAAGGACAGTTGGTCCCCTCTGAGAAGGGGATGGCAGGAGTCTTGTCCATGGGAGGAACCTCAGCACAGCTCACTTCCACGGTGGAAGAAGGGAACCAGGCACCAAAAGAGGGAGTGAGGCTGCAGCTGTATGGGCAGACACACAACGTGTACACCCAACACTGCCCCTGCCACGGCACAGACCAGCTCCGCAGCAGGCTGCTCTCTATGCTCATTCAG GATCAGAGAAGTGCTAAAACTGTGTCTAATCCCTGCTGGCCCCTCACCTACTCCCGGGAAGTGCAGTGGCAATCAGTGCATGCTGGGCCTTGTGCTGTCAGTCATGACACATCGGATGTCCCTGACCCGGAGGAGGTCTTCAACATCACCGGCTCCAGCAATTCCACCACCTGCATGAGACTTGTGCAAAGCCTACTCAACTCTTCCTGCAGCTTCTTCAAGCATTATTCCCCCAGCAGTGTTTTCAAGCCCCTCCAGACCAGGTTTCTG GTGATTTCTGAGGCCATGGACTTCATGAGAGAAACTGTACCCTCACCTGACTTGGCTCAGGCAGTCAACAGGCTTTGTGGGATGTCCGTCAAAGAG CTGGTCAAGGAGTCCCAAATGAACCTGGATACACTTTCTGATTACTGCGTTGTGTCTGCCTTCATCTTTCATCTCAGTACAAAGGGATACACGTTTGACTTGAACGAGTCTGTCTGGACCACATTCCAGAAGCAG ATGGGTGATGCATCAGCTGGCTGGACTCTTGGGTACCTGCTGACTCTGACCAACACCATCCCCCAGCAAAGCTCACCCTTCCTCAAGGGGATTGAATCAAAGGTCTGGTCTTTGCTCCTTATCCTCTTTATGGTGCTGCTCACTGGCTCTTTTGTGCGTATCTTGTACCGAGTGATGGTCAAGGAAAACAGCTTCAGCC GGAACAGCAGGGTTTTTGACCATAACTGA